In the genome of Sciurus carolinensis chromosome 3, mSciCar1.2, whole genome shotgun sequence, one region contains:
- the LOC124978929 gene encoding 60S ribosomal protein L37-like → MMKGMSSVGKSHHKTHPLCCLHVSEAFCLQRPTCGECGYLPHQERVNWSPKAKSPNTRTGGMRHLQIMHSGFRHGFCE, encoded by the coding sequence ATGATGAAAGGAATGTCATCGGTTGGAAAGAGCCATCATAAGACACACCCGTTGTGCTGCCTCCATGTCTCTGAGGCCTTCTGCCTTCAGAGGCCGACCTGTGGGGAGTGTGGCTACCTGCCACACCAGGAAAGAGTAAACTGGAGTCCCAAGGCCAAAAGCCCCAACACCAGGACTGGTGGAATGAGGCACCTGCAAATTATGCACAGTGGATTCAGACATGGATTCTGTGAATGA